A window of Kribbella voronezhensis genomic DNA:
AGCAGGTGGTGTCGATGACGACGGCCCAACCAGAGCAGGCGCTGAAGCTGCTGAGCGAAGCATTGGGGTGGTGGCGTGGGCCGGCGTATGCGGAGTTCACCAATGATCACTGGGCAACGGCAGAGCGAGCCCGGTTGGCTGAGCTGCGACTGCAGGCGGTCGAGCAGCAGGCGGAGGCGCGGCTGGCACTAGGGCTGGCGGGGGAGGCGATCGCGGACCTGGATGCTCACGTGTCCGAGCACCCTTGGCGTGAGGAGGGCTGGCGACTACTGGCCTTGGCGCTGTACCAAGCCGATCGGCAAGGCGATGCATTGGCCGTACTACGGCGCGCCCGCGGCCTCCTCGTCGAGCAACTCGCCGTCGATCCCGGCCCCGCGCTGCGCCGCCTGGAGACCGACATCCTCAACCAGGCCGAACATCTGCGGTCAGCTAGTACTGGCGTGGGCAAGGTGTGGGAGGAGGCCGCGGCGGCGTACGACGAAGCGGTGGGTGTGGGTGCCCGGGCGCGGCTCGAATCGACCGTAGGACTGCTGCGGAACCTGGCGGTCACCGGCGGAGGCGGGCTGGAGGCTGCGCGGCGACACCGGCTGGCGGCGATCGTCGCTGCCGAGGAACTGGGGGATGTGGAGCTGACGGCGCGGGTGATCGGCGCGTACGACGTACCGGCGATCTGGACGCGGTCGGACGACGAGGAGCACGCGCGGCAGGTGGTTGCGGCAGCGGAGCGGACGTTGGCCACACTGCCCGTCGATCGCGACGCCGCTCGGGCTCGGTTGCTCGCCACGATCGCGCTGGAATCCCGTGGGAGCAGGGATTCCCGCGGTCGCGAGGCGGCGGCTGAAGCCGAGCGGATCGCCCGGCGGTTGGACGATCCGGGGTTGCTGGGCTTCGCTTTGAACGGCGTGTTCATGCAGAGCTTCGAGCGTGCTGGTCTGGCGGCTCGCAGAGATGAGATCGGTGCCGAACTGATCAGCCTCGGTACTGCGCATGATCTGGTCGGCTATGAGGTGCTCGGCCATCTCATCCGGATCCAAGCGCTCAGTGCACTTGGCGACTTCACTCAAGCCGACCAGCACGCAACGGCAGTGGATCTCCTGGCCGCTCGCCGGGAGCTGCCGCTGGTAGGGGTCTTCACCCAGTGGTACCGCGTACTACGGCTCGCCGCGGAAGGCCGTACCTCGACGGGCGAGCTGGAGGCCGCCTACCGGGAGGCCGCGAGGTCATTGGACGGCGCAGGCATGCCCGGCGTACAGAACGGGCTTCTGCCGCTTGCACTGTTGGCTGTGCGGGGTGAGCCCGGTCGTGACGAGGACTGGGGACCGTACGAGCCATGGGTCCGCCCGCTGGTACTGCTGGCCGAAGGCCGTCGCTCCGAGGCGGCGCTGGCCTTGAGTGCGATCCCGGAGCCACCCAAGGATCTGATGTACGAAGCGATGTGGTGCCTCGTACTGCGTGCGGCTCTCGCCCTTGGCGATCAGGGGATGGTGGCAAGGGCGAGGGATGAGCTGGCGCCTGCTGCTGGAGAGCTGGCAGGAGCCGGCTCGGGACTGCTCACCTTCGGGCCGGTAAGTGACTTGCTGGAGTGATGGAGACTGAGCAGATGACGTACAGATCTGGGCTGCGGTTGGTGGGGGACGGGCTGGTACTGCGGGAGTGGGAGCGGGGTGACCTGGCTGCCATGGTCAAGCTCTTCGACAACCCGGAGGTGGCGCACTGGACGCCACTGGTCACGCCGTTCGACCTGGACGCGGCGAAGGCGTATCTGGACAGGGCGCTCACCGCCAACGGCACCATTCAGCTTGCGATCACCGTCGACGGCGGGCAGCCGATGGGTGAGGTGTTGCTGATGACCGACCGGGCGACGCTCGGCTACTCGGTCGGCCCTGAGTTCCGCGGTCAGCGACTCGCAGTACGGGCCTTGAAGCTGCTCACGGCGTACGCGCACGAGGAAGCGGGTCTGCCGCGGGTCCTCCTCGAGATCGAGCCCGAGAACGACGCCAGCTCAGGAGTCGCCCGGTCCGCCGGCTACCGGCTCACCGACCTGCTGCCGACCAACGTCACCGACAAGGGCCGCCCGGTCTCGCTGCTCACCTGGGAACATCTCGCCTAGAGCTCCAGGGCCCAGTCGTTGCAGGTCATCCAGTGACCTTTCGGGTACTCGAACTGACGGGGGCCGAGCAAAGTGAAACCTGCCTTGCGGCACAGCGCGTTCGACGCGGTGTTGTCGACACGGGGATAGGCATGCAGGCGCCGATGAGTGCCTTCCGCCGCCGCGGCCTTCGCCACTTCGGCGATCGCCGCGCTCGCGATCCCTCGGCCCTGGTACGCCGGCAGGATCGCCCACCCGGTCTCCCAGACCGTCTCGCCACCCTCGGTGTGCTCCCAGTACCCGATCGACCCGGCCTTCTCCCCGCCGTCGAGCACGATCACCGACATCTGCCCCGGCATGCTCTGATCGAAATACCGCCGCTGCCGATCCTTCACCTTCTCCGCACTCTCCGGCCCCCCGAGAAACGCAGTCATCTCCTCGGTATTGCAGGCCTCCAACAACCAGAAATCATCCTCGGTCCACCTCGTAAGCCGCACCACGATCGGTTCCTCCTGGTCGGGATGACAGACTGCAGGTCCAATTGCGTCGGATTCGCAGCTTAGGCAGCCCCGCCGACAGTCCCAGGTTGAACCGCTCCCAGGCCTCACTTAGGTCGGAGTGGCGACTTGCGGGTAGGCTTTGCCGACGCTCTCTTTAAGTTTGGAAGGTCCACTGTGGGTTCTGTTATCAAGAAGCGCCGTAAGCGGATGGCGAAGAAGAAGCACCGCAAGCTGTTGAAGAAGACGCGGGTGCAGCGCCGCAAGCTCGGCAAGTAGCAGGTCCCGCCGCTCTGGTTCACCAGAGCGGCGTTGATGGTGTTGCTGTCTGGCTGGGGGTTCTCGTGGCACAGGTAGTGATGGTTACCGGCGTCTCCCGGGACGCCGGTGCTCGTTGTGCCCGCCGCTTGGCCGCGGATCCGGCGATCGGGACTGTGATCGGCATCGACGTGGTTCCGCCGCGGGCGGAGCTCGGTCGGGTCCGGTTCGTTCGCGCGGACATCCGCAACCCCGTGATCGCCAAGGTGATAGCCGGTGAGGACGTCGACACGGTCGTCCACACGGGCGTCGTGGCGACCCCTGGCAGCGCCGGTGGCCGGTCGTCGATGAAGGAGATCAACGTCATCGGCACCATGCAGTTGCTCGCCGCGTGCCAGAAGGCGCCCGGCGTCCGCAAGCTGGTGGTGAAGTCGTCGACCACGGTGTACGGCGCGGGTCCGCGCGATCCCGCGATGTTCACCGAGGAGATGGCGCCCCGGGCGATCCATCAGACCGGGCTGAGCAAGGACGCGGTCGAGGTCGAGGGGTATGTGCGCGGGTTCGCCCGGCGCCGCCCCGACGTGTCGGTCACCACATTGCGGATGGCCAACTGGATCGGCCCGCAGACCGACTCGCCCATCACCCGGTACTTCGCGATGCCTGTGGTCCCGACCGTCTTCGGGTACGACGCCCGCCTGCAGTTCCTGCACGAGAGCGACGGCGTCGAAGCGATTCACCACGCCACCACCAACGACCTCCCCGGCACCTTCAACCTGGCCGGGGACGGCGTACTCGTCCTCTCCCAGGCGATCCGGCGACTCGGCCGGCCCGTGCTCCGGCTGCCCTCGTTCACCGCGGCCGGCACCGCCGCCGTCGTACGCCGGGCCCGGCTCGCCGACTTCTCGCCCGACCAGATCACCTTCTTGACCTACGGCCGCGCCGTCGACACGACCCGGATGCGGGCCGAGTTCGGCTTCGAACCGCAGTACACGACAGCGGCCGCCTTCGACGACTTCCGGAAGTCGCTGCCGCCCGGCGCGGTCACCTCGGCCGCGCGGCTGCTGACCGCAGGACTGGGAGCGGTTCGTGGCTGACGCCGACGTGATCCCGATCGGCTCCGGCGGCCGCCCAGGCCGCGGCACCGGACGCCGTACGACGCCGTCATCCGCAGCCCGCGCCCTCGCAGGGCCCGGCGCCCAACCACCCAAGCGCACCAAGCGCGCCAACGACCGTCGGGCGGACGAGCGGCGGGGCGGGGATGAGCCGGACCTGGTGATCGAGGAAGCGGTCGAGGAGCAGGCTGCGGCTGCGGGGCAGTTCGCTGGGTTCGAGCAGTTGGTCCGGGACGCGTTGGGCGCGGACGGGGAGCGCAAGGTCGCCGAGTATTTGGCGTTCCTGCGCCGCCGGCTGACCGGTGACTACGAGGTCGACGAGTTCGGCTACGACCAGGACCTGACCGACCAGGTGCTGCTGCCGTTCCTGCGTCCGCTCGCGGAGAAGTGGTTCCGGGTCGAGGTGCGTGGAATCGAGAACATCCCGGACACCGGCAGCGCGCTGATCGTGGCGAACCACTCCGGCACGATGCCGCTGGACGGCCTGATCACCCAGCTGGTGGTGGCGGACCACGCGAAGCGCCCGCTGCGGACCTTGGCCGCTGACCTGGTGTTCAAGACGCCGTTCGTCGGTGAGCTGTCCCGCAAGGGCGGCGCGACGCTGGCCAACAACGACGACGCCGAGCGACTGCTGCGGCAGGGGAATCTGGTCGGCGTCTGGCCGGAGGGGTTCAAAGGACTCGGCAAGCCGTTCAGCGAGCGGTACAAGCTGCAGCGGTTCGGCCGGGGCGGATTCGTCAGCGCCGCGATGCGTACCGGCGTACCGATCGTGCCGTGCTCGATCGTCGGCGCGGAGGAGATCTACCCGCTGGTCGGGAACATGGCGTCGCTGGCGCGGCTGGTCGGCGTGCCGTACATCCCGGTCACGCCGTTCTTCCCGCTGCTCGGTCCGCTCGGGTTGATCCCGTTGCCGTCGAAGTGGCTGGTCGAGTTCGGCGAGCCCATCCGCACCGACGAGTTCCCCGACGGCGCCGCCGACGACCCGATGCTCGTCTTCAACGTCACCGACCAGGTCCGCGAAACAATCCAGCAGACCTTGTACTCCCTGTTGATGCAACGCCGCAGCGTCTTCTTCTAACCCGCACCAGCACGAACCAACCACCGCCCATCCCTCACCACCCCCAAGCGGCGGTGCAGCTCTCAGCGACATCGAGTGGCGGACGTCTCGGTAGAACGAGCCGGGCAGCACCACCGAGGCGTGTAGTTCCAGGCACCGATTGCCTCGTGCTTGGTCGCGCATACGACCGAAGAGCCCCGGGTCGAAGGTGGTCGACCGGGGCTCTTCGGGTGCTCGGAGTACTTCTGCTTGGACTGCTTCTGCGTGGATTACTTCCAGGGTGGCAGCAACGAGTTGACGACGCCTGGGAGGTTGATGGTCGGCAACGGGAGGCTCAGGCTGGGAAACGGCCAGGGCCAGCTCGGGGTCGACGCGGTCGGCAGGCTCGGCAGCGACGGCCCGCTCGGGGTCGTCGTCGGCTTGGTCGACGGTTTCGGTGGGGTCTTCAGATCCGTCGGCGGCTTCACCGGGGTCTCGACGATGGTCGTGTTCGGCACCTGGGTCGGTGACGTCGACGGCTTCGTGGAGGTCTTGGTGCTCGGCGCCACGGTGGGATCTTCGGTCTGCCCGCCCGGAGTGTTCACCGTCGGCTGACCGTTCTTGGCCGGCTTGGGCTTGTCGCACTTGGGGCACGCCACGGTGGTGTGCTGGGCCAGTTGCTCGATCGTGGCCAACGCCTCGACCGCCGACTTCAGCGACTCCGGTGGCAGCTTCGGGGCGAGCTCACCGATGGCCTGGCGGGCGCCGGTGATGAAGGTCGTGATCGCCGTGATCGACGTGGTGTCGCCGTCCTGCTGGTACGAAGCGACCAGTCTCGACACACCCTTGCGCGCCTGCTGCGAGAACAGGTCCAGCGTGTTGTCGATGGTGGCGGCGTCGCCGTGGTTGTTCACCAGTCCCCGGACCTCGGAGAGCCGGGTCATCGCGTGCTCGAGATCGCGCCGGCCCCGGGAGTCGTCCCCGACGCTGACGTTGGTGGAGACGTTCTCGATGCTGCGCTTCATCCCGTACAGCGTGTCGCCGGGCATCGCCTGCTGAGCGGCGGCGGCAGAACCGATGCCACCTCCGAGCAGCACGAGCGCGGCGGTACTGGCCACTAGCCGGATACGCCGGCCGTGACGATGGCGGATATCTGTCACGGACGCGTCGTCGTCCTCGCGGGGCAGCGGGTCTCCCGCGCTTTCCGGAGTGCTGCGCACCACGGTCGGAGTCGTTGCGGCTCGGGCCGCGGCCTGCTCGAGGAGGCGGTGCCTCAGCTCGGCAGTGAACTCCGGTCGCGGTGCCACTGCGCCGGCGGTCCTCAGCCGTCCGACCAGCTCCACAGCGTCCATCAGCTCGGGGTCATCGAGAGTGACGGGGCCCGTGATCGACGGCGTGCGCGAATGACTCCGCGCGCGCTCGAGCCCTGTGTAGGTCACTCATGATTGCTCGTTCTCCTCAATGGCCAGTCGGGGTCACCGACAGGTCCTCACCAGGCAAACGAGGAAACTCCCTGACGGGTTACGAAGGACATTCGTTGTCATTCGTCTCACCTCAAGTCCTTGGGGATAACCTTCGCCAAGTGCCGGACGGCCCTCAGTTGCAGTTGCTTCACGGCACCTTCCGACTTCTCCAGCGCCTTGGCCGTTTCCGCGATCGACAGACCGGCGAAGAACCGCATGGTCAGGCAGTCGCGCTGCTCGTCGGGCAAGGCCGCGACCGCCTCCCGGAGGACCTCGGCGGTGGCGGCGGCCAGGACATCGACCTCCGGCCCCTCGGTCTGCCGGTCGTGGGTCTCGATCTCGTCCGTCACCACCTCGAGCCGCACGCGGCCCGACTTGTAGTGGTCGGTGATCAGGTTCCGGGCGATCGTGACCAGCCAGGCCCCGAAGTCCCGGCCCTGCCAGCGGAACGAATCCAGCGCGCGGAGCGCCCGGACGAACGTCTCACTGGTCAGGTCCTCCGCGAGTGCCGAGGACGACACCCGCGCGTAGATGTAGCGATACACGGTCAGCGAGTACTCGTCGTACAGCTCGCCGAACGCACCGACGTCCCCTGCCTGGGCGCGATCGACGAGCTCTGCGCGTCTCATCCCGTCCGGGCTTGGCTCCGGCGTCGTCAAGTTCTCTCCCCGTTCAACTGACACGTCTACGACTGGTCCATCCGCGAATGGCCACAGCGGCTGAGACAGCACCGAGCGTTACGTCTGAAGCACCGGCTGTCAACAGTGTGCGGCGTGCCGGTTTCGCGCCGCCGGGGAAATCGCCCCGGTCCTGATCGCCCCCGAGTGCACCTGTATAGCCGCCGGCGGCCGAGTGTGCAATCGTTCCCAGCCCACCTCCGGCGAGCGCGGGCCGCGGACGCGGCCTACGCCGGGTAGCTCGAGTCATGAAGAGCACCCTAGTGGGCTCGTGACAGACTCGCATGGTGAACTTCAACTTTGCGGACATTCTTCGTGACACAGCGCGACGTCACGGCGAACGTCCGGCCCTGGTCGACGGCGACCGGCGGCTGACCTGGAACGACCTCGAGCAGGCGGTCGACAGCGCGGCCCGCGGGTACGCCGCGGCCGGCCTGGTACCGGGGTACCGGGTGGTCCTCCTGATGGCGAACAGTGTCGAGTTCGTCACGTCCTACCTGGGGATTCTCCGCGCCGGGCTGGTCGCCGTACCGCTGAACACGGGCCTGACGAAGAGCGAGATCAGTACCGTGATCGCGCATTCCGGGGCCCGGCTGGCGATCGCCGACGGCGACCTCGCGGACAAGATCGAGGGGCTCCGGACGGTCCGGGCCGGCGAGCTCGTTGGTGACGCTCCGCTTACGCCGCAGACCGACCCGGAAACCCTCGCCGTCCTGCTCTACACCTCCGGCACCAGTGGTGATCCGCGGGCCGCGATGCTGACCCACCGGGCCCTCGCGGCCAACGTGAAGAACCTGGCCGCCCTCGGTGCGGACCGGATGGGCCCCGACGACGTGGTGCTCGGCGTGTTGCCGATGTTCCACGCGTTCGGCCTGAACGCCGTGCTCGGCTGGGTCGTCGCCACCGGCGCGGCACTGATCATCGACCGGCGGTTCGACTCGACCCACACCATCGAGCAGATCCGCTCGTACGGCGTGACGAGGCTGCCGCTGGCGCCGCCGGCGCTCAACGCGCTGCTGGCCCGCGACGATCTGAAGGACGCGCTGAGGACCGTCAAGGTGGTCCTCACCGGCGCGTCCACACTGGACCGCGGGATGGCCGACCGGTTCGAGCAGGCGACCGGTCTGTTCGTGCATCAGGGCTACGGGCTGACCGAGGCCTCGCCGGGTGTCACCACCACCCTGGGCGAGAGCGACCCGAAGCCGGGCTCGGTGGGCCGCCCACTGCCCAACGTGGAACTCCGGATCGCCGACGAGCAGGGCGAGGAGGTCGAGGGCGACGACCCGGGCGAGATCCTGGTCCGCGGCGACAACCTGTTCTCCGGCTACTGGCCGGACGGCGTGGACGGACCGGACGCCGAGGGCTGGTACCGCACCGGCGACGTCGGCTATCTCGACGCCGACGGCGACCTGTTCCTGGTCGACCGGTTGCGCGAACTGATCATCGTGTCCGGCTTCAACGTCTTCCCCAGCGAGGTCGAGGAGGTCCTCGTCCAGGCGCCGGGAGTCCGCGAGGCGGCGGTGATCGGCGTACCGTCCGAGGCGACCGGCGAGGCGGTGAAGGCGTTCGTCGTACCGGCGACCGGGGTGGCGGCGGAGCCGGCCGAGATCAGGCAGTACGCCGAGACGCGGCTGGCCCGCTTCAAGTGCCCGGTCGAGATCGAGGTGGTCGACCATCTGCCGCATTCGGTCACCGGCAAGGTGGCCAAGGGCCGGTTGCGGGCGGACCGATGAGAGTCACGCTGTACGGGAAACCGGGCTGTCATCTGTGCGACGACGCCCGGGCGATCGTCGACCAGGTCTGCGCCGAACTCGGCGTCGGCTGGACCGAGATCGACATCACCACGGACCCGAAGCTGTTCGAGGAGTACGGCGAACAGATCCCGGTCACCTTCGTCGACGGCCGCCAGCACGATTTCTGGCGGGTGGACCCGGTCAGACTGAAGAAGGCCTTGACAACTTAGTGCCATCCATCACGGACGGCCTTCTCGATTTTGTTCTCACGTTCACAAGCTCCTAGAGTGGGGTAGTCGCCAGCCGTGAGGCGGTGACTCGAGAACCACCATTTCCAGGAGAATTGTGACGCCTGCCCGCAGCCGTCGCCCCGGCGCGCCGACGAGAACCGAACGCGGCATTCCCGAGGCCACTGTCGCGCGCTTGCCGGTGTACCTGCGGGCCCTGACCGCGCTGTCGGACAGTGGTATCGCCACCGCGTCGAGCGAGGATCTGGCGACCGCGGCCGGCGTTAACTCGGCCAAGTTGCGCAAGGACCTTTCCTACCTGGGTTCCTACGGCACCCGCGGCGTCGGGTACGACGTGGAGTACCTGCGCTACCAGATCGCGCGCGAGATCGGTGTCACCCAGGACTGGGCCGTCGTCATCGTCGGGATCGGAAACCTCGGCCACGCGCTGGCGAACTACTCCGGCTTCGGCACCCGCGGCTTCCGGATCGTCGCGCTGCTGGACGCCGCCCCCGAGCTGGTCGGCGAGAAGATCGGCGACATGGTCGTCCGCGACTTCGCCGAGCTGGAGGAGATCGTCGCCGCCGACCGGGTCTCGATCGGGGTCATCACCACTCCCGCCGGTCCCGCCCAGGAGGTCTGCGACCGGCTGGTCGCGGCGGGCGTGACGAGCATCCTGAACTTCGCGCCGGTGGTGCTGTCCGTGCCCGACGGCGTCGACATCCGCAAGGTGGACCTCTCGATCGAGTTGCAGATCCTGGCGTACCACGAACAACGAAAGTCCGGAGAGGCGGCGCTCCCCCCGGTGCCCGAACTGCCAGCGATGAACGGTGTCGTCACTGATCTGCCCAGTGTCGGTGGGGGTGTCGGCGCATGAGTTACCTCGTCGTCGGCATCTCGCACCGGTCCGCGGAGATCTCGGTGCTGGAGCGGGTCGCGCTCGACCCGGACGCGGCCACCAAGCTGGCCATCGCCGTGCAGCACACGCCCGCGGTGTCCGAGACGGCCGTCCTCGCCAGCTGCAACCGCACCGAGGTGTACGCGAACGTCGACCGCTTCCACGCCGGCATGGACGAGGTAACAGCGATCCTCTCCGACGTCACGGGCGTCCCGCTGCTCGACCTGGCCGAGCACCTCTACGTGCACTTCGAGGAAGGCGCCGTCGCCCACCTGTTCCAGGTCACGGCCGGACTGGACTCGATGATCGTCGGCGAGAGCCAGATCCTCGGCCAGGTGAAGGAAACGCTGCGCGTCGGCCAGGACCTGGAGACGGTCGGCACCGGCCTGAACGCGCTGTTCCAGCACGCGCTCCGGGTCGGCAAGCGGGCCCGCGCCGAGACCGGCATCGACTCAGCCGGCCGCTCCGTCGTCTCCGCCGGGCTCGAGGCCGTCGGTGGCCACGAGGGCCGGCGCGCGCTGGTCGTCGGGGCCGGCTCGATGGCCTCGCTGGCCGCCCAGACCTTGCTCGCGGGTGGCGCCGCCACCGTCACGATCGCGAACCGGAACTTCGATCGCGCGGTGGCACTGGCCGACCGGATCGGCGCGACAGCGATCCGGCTGTCCGACGTACCGCAGGCGCTGACCGAGGCTGACCTGGTGGTGTCCTGCACGGGTGCACGCGGTGTCGTGCTGACCGAGGAGATGGTCCGCAACGCGGCCGACGGCCGGCCTTTCGGCGTACTGGATGTGGCTCTTCCGCACGATGTGGATCCCGCCGCGGCCCGGCAGCCCGGCGTCCGGCTGGTGACCCTGGCGGACCTCGCCGGTACCGCGGGCGGCACCGAGCGCGACATCGACGACGTACGCCGGATCGTCGCCGAGGAGATCGGTGCCTTCGAGGCGACCCGGCGGGCCGCGTCGGTCACGCCGACCGTGGTCGCGCTCCGGGCGATGGCCGCCGAAGTGGTCGAGGCCGAGCTCAGCCGGCTCGATCGCAGGCTGCCCGGACTCGACGAGGTCCAGCGCGCCGAGGTGGCCCGGACCGTCCGCCGGGTGGTCGACAAGGTGCTGCACACGCCGACCGTCCGGGTGAAGGAACTCGCCGCGGACCCCGGCGGACCGACGTACGCCGATGCGCTGCGCGAGCTGTTCGCGCTGGACCCAGCGACCGTGGACGCGGTCACCGCACCCAAGACCACCGGAGGTGAATCGGCATGATCAGGCTCGGAACCCGCCGGTCGGCACTCGCGACCGCCCAGTCGAATCTGGTCGCCGACTCGCTGCGCGCTCTCGGCCACGAGGTCGAACTCGTGCTGATCACCACGATCGGCGACGTGAACCGCGCGCCGATGGCTCAGATCGGCGGCACCGGGGTCTTCGTCAGCGCCCTGCGCGACGCCCTGCTGGCAGACCAGATCGACATCGCGGTGCACTCCCTGAAGGACCTGCCGACCACACCGCTGGACGGACTGACGCTCGGCGCCATCCCGCTGCGCGAGGACCCGCGCGACGTACTGATCGCCCGGGACGGACTGTCGCTCGGCGAACTCCCACCCGGCGCCGTGGTCGGGACCGGGTCGCTGCGGCGGCAGGCCCAGCTGGACGCGCTCGGCCTCGGCCTCGAACTGACCGGCATCCGCGGCAACGTGGACACCCGGATCGCGATGGTCGCCGATGGCAAATTGGACGCGGTGGTGCTCGCGAGGGCAGGGTTGGCCAGGTTGGGCCGGTTGGACGAGGTCACCGAGACCCTGGATCCGATCCAGGTTCTGCCGGCTCCCGGACAAGGTGCCCTCGGCATCGAATGCCGCGCCGACGACGTCGCGGTACTGGCGGCCCTGGCACCGCTGGACGATGCGGCCACCCGGGCCGCGGTGACGGCGGAACGGCAGTTGCTTGCCACTCTCGAGGCAGGGTGCTCGGCTCCGGTCGGCGCGCTCGCCGAGGTGGTCGAAGGTGAGGACGGTCCCGAGCTCTGGCTGCGGGGCGCGCTCGGCCAGGACGGCGGCGTACGGCGCCTGTCGGCCAACGGCCCGGTGGACGACCCGGTGTCGCTCGGAAGGGCGCTGGCGAAGGAGTTGCTGGAGGAATGACAGCGGCACGGGGAACGACGAGTACGAAGACGAGCAGCAAGACAAGGGCAAAGGCGACAGCAGACGTGAGCAGCGCGAAGACAGCAGCGGCCACCAAGGCGCCCCAGAACGTGCCCGCCAAGGCAGCGGCCAGCACCGGCGCGGCCGCGGCACGGCAACCCAAACCGCTCGGCCACGTCACCTTCGTCGGCGTCGGCCCGGGTGACCCAGCACTGCTGACCCTGGCCGGTCGCGACGTGCTGGCGAACGCCGACGCCGTCGTGGTCGAGGGACCTGAGCACGACGCGTTCCTGGCGTACTGCAAGCCGGGCGTCGAGGTCGTCGACGGCTCCGGCGCCGAGGGCAGCCGGGCGCTGAAGATCGCGGCCCGGGCGCGTCTGGTGGTGAAGACCGCCAAGACCTCGGCGAACGTGGTCCGCCTGCTCACCGGTGACCCGTTCACCTTCTCCAGTGGGGCCGAGG
This region includes:
- a CDS encoding BTAD domain-containing putative transcriptional regulator encodes the protein MQFGVLGPVVAWDERGEPLALKGPRHRAVLARLIIARGRVVPVDLLVDDLWSDPPAGAVSAVRTFVAALRRAVEPDRAPRTPPRVLVTAGPGYSLRAEPDAVDAWRFEQVVSMTTAQPEQALKLLSEALGWWRGPAYAEFTNDHWATAERARLAELRLQAVEQQAEARLALGLAGEAIADLDAHVSEHPWREEGWRLLALALYQADRQGDALAVLRRARGLLVEQLAVDPGPALRRLETDILNQAEHLRSASTGVGKVWEEAAAAYDEAVGVGARARLESTVGLLRNLAVTGGGGLEAARRHRLAAIVAAEELGDVELTARVIGAYDVPAIWTRSDDEEHARQVVAAAERTLATLPVDRDAARARLLATIALESRGSRDSRGREAAAEAERIARRLDDPGLLGFALNGVFMQSFERAGLAARRDEIGAELISLGTAHDLVGYEVLGHLIRIQALSALGDFTQADQHATAVDLLAARRELPLVGVFTQWYRVLRLAAEGRTSTGELEAAYREAARSLDGAGMPGVQNGLLPLALLAVRGEPGRDEDWGPYEPWVRPLVLLAEGRRSEAALALSAIPEPPKDLMYEAMWCLVLRAALALGDQGMVARARDELAPAAGELAGAGSGLLTFGPVSDLLE
- a CDS encoding GNAT family N-acetyltransferase, with the translated sequence MTYRSGLRLVGDGLVLREWERGDLAAMVKLFDNPEVAHWTPLVTPFDLDAAKAYLDRALTANGTIQLAITVDGGQPMGEVLLMTDRATLGYSVGPEFRGQRLAVRALKLLTAYAHEEAGLPRVLLEIEPENDASSGVARSAGYRLTDLLPTNVTDKGRPVSLLTWEHLA
- a CDS encoding GNAT family N-acetyltransferase encodes the protein MVRLTRWTEDDFWLLEACNTEEMTAFLGGPESAEKVKDRQRRYFDQSMPGQMSVIVLDGGEKAGSIGYWEHTEGGETVWETGWAILPAYQGRGIASAAIAEVAKAAAAEGTHRRLHAYPRVDNTASNALCRKAGFTLLGPRQFEYPKGHWMTCNDWALEL
- a CDS encoding 30S ribosomal protein bS22 is translated as MGSVIKKRRKRMAKKKHRKLLKKTRVQRRKLGK
- a CDS encoding NAD-dependent epimerase/dehydratase family protein gives rise to the protein MAQVVMVTGVSRDAGARCARRLAADPAIGTVIGIDVVPPRAELGRVRFVRADIRNPVIAKVIAGEDVDTVVHTGVVATPGSAGGRSSMKEINVIGTMQLLAACQKAPGVRKLVVKSSTTVYGAGPRDPAMFTEEMAPRAIHQTGLSKDAVEVEGYVRGFARRRPDVSVTTLRMANWIGPQTDSPITRYFAMPVVPTVFGYDARLQFLHESDGVEAIHHATTNDLPGTFNLAGDGVLVLSQAIRRLGRPVLRLPSFTAAGTAAVVRRARLADFSPDQITFLTYGRAVDTTRMRAEFGFEPQYTTAAAFDDFRKSLPPGAVTSAARLLTAGLGAVRG
- a CDS encoding lysophospholipid acyltransferase family protein — protein: MADADVIPIGSGGRPGRGTGRRTTPSSAARALAGPGAQPPKRTKRANDRRADERRGGDEPDLVIEEAVEEQAAAAGQFAGFEQLVRDALGADGERKVAEYLAFLRRRLTGDYEVDEFGYDQDLTDQVLLPFLRPLAEKWFRVEVRGIENIPDTGSALIVANHSGTMPLDGLITQLVVADHAKRPLRTLAADLVFKTPFVGELSRKGGATLANNDDAERLLRQGNLVGVWPEGFKGLGKPFSERYKLQRFGRGGFVSAAMRTGVPIVPCSIVGAEEIYPLVGNMASLARLVGVPYIPVTPFFPLLGPLGLIPLPSKWLVEFGEPIRTDEFPDGAADDPMLVFNVTDQVRETIQQTLYSLLMQRRSVFF
- a CDS encoding DUF5667 domain-containing protein — translated: MTYTGLERARSHSRTPSITGPVTLDDPELMDAVELVGRLRTAGAVAPRPEFTAELRHRLLEQAAARAATTPTVVRSTPESAGDPLPREDDDASVTDIRHRHGRRIRLVASTAALVLLGGGIGSAAAAQQAMPGDTLYGMKRSIENVSTNVSVGDDSRGRRDLEHAMTRLSEVRGLVNNHGDAATIDNTLDLFSQQARKGVSRLVASYQQDGDTTSITAITTFITGARQAIGELAPKLPPESLKSAVEALATIEQLAQHTTVACPKCDKPKPAKNGQPTVNTPGGQTEDPTVAPSTKTSTKPSTSPTQVPNTTIVETPVKPPTDLKTPPKPSTKPTTTPSGPSLPSLPTASTPSWPWPFPSLSLPLPTINLPGVVNSLLPPWK
- a CDS encoding sigma-70 family RNA polymerase sigma factor — its product is MRRAELVDRAQAGDVGAFGELYDEYSLTVYRYIYARVSSSALAEDLTSETFVRALRALDSFRWQGRDFGAWLVTIARNLITDHYKSGRVRLEVVTDEIETHDRQTEGPEVDVLAAATAEVLREAVAALPDEQRDCLTMRFFAGLSIAETAKALEKSEGAVKQLQLRAVRHLAKVIPKDLR
- a CDS encoding class I adenylate-forming enzyme family protein, with amino-acid sequence MVNFNFADILRDTARRHGERPALVDGDRRLTWNDLEQAVDSAARGYAAAGLVPGYRVVLLMANSVEFVTSYLGILRAGLVAVPLNTGLTKSEISTVIAHSGARLAIADGDLADKIEGLRTVRAGELVGDAPLTPQTDPETLAVLLYTSGTSGDPRAAMLTHRALAANVKNLAALGADRMGPDDVVLGVLPMFHAFGLNAVLGWVVATGAALIIDRRFDSTHTIEQIRSYGVTRLPLAPPALNALLARDDLKDALRTVKVVLTGASTLDRGMADRFEQATGLFVHQGYGLTEASPGVTTTLGESDPKPGSVGRPLPNVELRIADEQGEEVEGDDPGEILVRGDNLFSGYWPDGVDGPDAEGWYRTGDVGYLDADGDLFLVDRLRELIIVSGFNVFPSEVEEVLVQAPGVREAAVIGVPSEATGEAVKAFVVPATGVAAEPAEIRQYAETRLARFKCPVEIEVVDHLPHSVTGKVAKGRLRADR